In a genomic window of Arthrobacter woluwensis:
- a CDS encoding LacI family DNA-binding transcriptional regulator, with the protein MDQKESATRPTLEEVAAAAGVSRSTVSRVVNGSTAVSPEALEAVEAAIERLGYVPNRAARSLATRQTHAIALVVPEDTTRFFGDPFFAAVVAGISDRIARSDYVLNLLVASDDPGGRVTGFVRNGGVDGAIVLSYHTSDAFIDSIVEAVPVVFGGRPWAERESDYVVDVDNVTGARYAADHLISTGRTRIATITGSLSMGAAEDRLQGFRKALLDAGLEPFAEVPGDYFEADGVKAARQLLARAAEPGGRLPDAIFAANDLMARGALETLSAEGVRVPEDVAIVGYDDSPVAISTNPPLTTIRQPLHALGEATAGVLIDLLTGAEPPRRTVLETELVVRGSA; encoded by the coding sequence GTGGATCAGAAGGAAAGCGCGACCCGGCCGACACTGGAAGAAGTCGCGGCCGCCGCCGGGGTGTCCCGATCCACGGTGTCACGGGTGGTGAACGGTTCCACTGCGGTGAGCCCTGAAGCCCTGGAAGCCGTGGAAGCAGCCATCGAACGGCTCGGTTATGTGCCGAATCGTGCCGCACGCTCCCTGGCCACCCGCCAGACCCATGCGATCGCCCTGGTCGTTCCGGAGGACACCACCCGCTTCTTCGGAGACCCGTTCTTCGCGGCCGTGGTGGCCGGGATCAGCGACCGGATCGCCCGTTCCGACTATGTCCTGAACCTGCTGGTGGCCAGCGACGATCCGGGTGGGCGGGTCACCGGTTTCGTCCGCAACGGCGGCGTGGACGGCGCGATCGTCCTCTCGTATCACACGAGCGATGCCTTCATCGACAGCATCGTCGAGGCCGTTCCCGTGGTCTTCGGCGGCCGGCCGTGGGCCGAACGGGAGAGCGATTACGTCGTCGACGTCGACAATGTCACCGGCGCGCGGTACGCGGCCGACCACCTGATCAGCACGGGACGCACCAGGATCGCGACCATCACCGGTTCCCTTTCGATGGGTGCCGCGGAGGACCGGCTCCAGGGATTCCGCAAGGCACTCCTCGACGCCGGGCTGGAACCCTTCGCGGAGGTCCCCGGCGACTACTTCGAGGCCGACGGCGTCAAGGCCGCACGCCAGCTGCTCGCCCGGGCCGCTGAGCCGGGCGGGCGGCTGCCCGATGCGATCTTCGCGGCGAACGACCTCATGGCCCGTGGCGCGCTGGAGACCCTCAGCGCGGAGGGAGTCAGGGTCCCGGAGGACGTCGCGATCGTCGGCTATGACGACTCCCCGGTCGCGATCTCCACGAACCCGCCCCTGACCACGATCCGCCAGCCGCTCCATGCGCTGGGGGAGGCGACGGCCGGTGTCCTCATCGACCTTCTCACCGGCGCCGAGCCGCCCCGCCGGACCGTTCTGGAGACCGAGCTCGTGGTGCGCGGGTCCGCCTGA
- a CDS encoding MarR family winged helix-turn-helix transcriptional regulator: MVTPEKEHAEHNAAVARIQTGLTTVSRRGSARLRRSNQTLSPVDHSMLEYIRSHPGCRAVDMATHFELNRSTVSRQLAALTRMGLMAAVDPESTARSQALRLTPEGEEALVTSARLLNEIMTERLADWSNEDLEAFAEMLDRFNAAMGES; the protein is encoded by the coding sequence ATGGTGACACCGGAGAAGGAGCATGCCGAGCACAACGCCGCCGTCGCCCGTATTCAGACGGGCCTGACCACGGTCAGCAGACGGGGGAGCGCCCGGCTGAGGCGCTCCAACCAGACGCTCTCGCCCGTGGACCATTCGATGCTGGAGTACATCCGCTCCCACCCCGGGTGCCGTGCCGTGGACATGGCCACGCACTTCGAACTCAACCGCTCCACGGTGTCCCGGCAGCTCGCGGCGCTCACCCGTATGGGGCTCATGGCCGCGGTGGACCCGGAGTCCACCGCGCGCAGTCAGGCCCTGCGGCTCACCCCGGAGGGTGAGGAGGCGCTGGTGACCTCGGCCCGCTTGCTCAACGAGATCATGACCGAGCGTCTCGCCGATTGGTCCAACGAGGACCTGGAGGCGTTCGCCGAGATGCTGGACCGCTTCAACGCCGCCATGGGGGAGAGCTAG
- a CDS encoding RNA polymerase sigma-70 factor gives MSSPGAIDSADPFVTHRSLLFTVAYEMLGSAADAEDLVQEAWLRWAGLDPASRAEVRDPRAYLVRTVTRLALNQLRTLARRREDYIGEWLPEPVLTVPDVADDVELAESVSIAMLTVLESLAPVERAVFVLREVFDTPYEEIAQAVDKSPAAVRQIVSRARSHVAARRPRLHVDRSEQRAVVEQFLAAVSTGDVQGLMDVLAPDVVLIADGGGLAQAVRVPVSGLKKVINLLKSFPQAAVNPRSAVLWLNGLPGLRIDDEVAGPTLISVAVEGGRITRIFAMRNPQKLGAVEEETRLTR, from the coding sequence ATGAGCAGCCCCGGCGCCATCGACAGCGCGGACCCGTTCGTCACCCACCGCAGCCTGCTCTTCACCGTGGCCTACGAGATGCTCGGCTCCGCCGCGGACGCCGAGGATCTGGTGCAGGAGGCCTGGCTGCGGTGGGCCGGGCTGGATCCGGCCTCCCGCGCGGAGGTGCGCGACCCGCGCGCCTATCTGGTCCGGACGGTCACGCGCCTGGCGCTCAACCAGCTCCGGACCCTGGCGCGGCGGCGGGAGGACTACATCGGGGAATGGCTTCCCGAGCCGGTGCTCACCGTGCCGGATGTGGCCGACGACGTCGAGCTGGCCGAGAGCGTCTCGATCGCCATGCTGACGGTGCTGGAGTCGCTGGCGCCGGTGGAGCGCGCGGTGTTCGTGCTGCGCGAGGTGTTCGACACCCCATACGAAGAGATCGCCCAGGCGGTGGACAAGTCGCCGGCCGCGGTGCGGCAGATCGTCAGCCGCGCCCGGTCCCACGTGGCCGCGCGGCGTCCTCGCCTCCACGTCGACCGCAGCGAGCAGCGCGCAGTCGTCGAGCAGTTCTTGGCGGCGGTGAGCACCGGCGATGTGCAGGGCCTCATGGACGTCCTGGCGCCCGACGTCGTGCTGATCGCCGACGGCGGCGGCCTGGCTCAGGCGGTCAGGGTGCCGGTGTCTGGCCTCAAGAAGGTCATCAACCTGCTCAAGTCGTTCCCGCAGGCGGCGGTGAATCCGCGCAGCGCGGTGCTCTGGCTCAACGGCCTGCCCGGCCTGCGCATCGACGACGAAGTGGCGGGCCCGACGCTCATCAGCGTGGCGGTCGAGGGCGGCCGGATCACCCGGATCTTCGCGATGCGGAACCCGCAGAAACTCGGCGCCGTGGAGGAGGAGACCCGGCTGACGCGGTGA
- a CDS encoding D-TA family PLP-dependent enzyme produces the protein MHSIPDEIETPAILIERDILHRNIDRMASRVRERGLALRPHVKTHKIPQIAALQIEAGAVGLTVATIGEAEVFAGHGATDLFIAYPLWLSAAKAERLRALSQRARIAFGTDSVEAIQEAGRLLGLAAADFGVLVEIDSGHHRSGVRPEDAAAIADAARDAGFRVAGVFTFPGHSYAPGMPGTAVDQEGAALDQAAVALREAGHDVAVLSGGSTPTALLTGDSVATELRPGVYVFGDAQQLELGRCTPEDVSLSVAATVVSRHEGADGIPRRIVLDAGTKMLGGDRPAWASGFARVQEEPDARVSALSEHHATVLWPEDSPLPALGSRLRLIPNHVCVAVNLVDEVTVVSDGAVVDRWDIAARGRNA, from the coding sequence ATGCACAGCATCCCGGACGAGATCGAGACCCCTGCCATCCTGATCGAGCGGGACATTCTGCACCGCAACATCGACCGCATGGCCTCGCGGGTGCGGGAACGGGGCCTGGCGCTCCGGCCCCATGTGAAGACGCACAAGATCCCCCAGATCGCGGCGCTCCAGATTGAGGCGGGAGCGGTGGGCCTGACGGTCGCGACGATCGGCGAGGCGGAGGTCTTCGCCGGCCACGGCGCCACCGACCTGTTCATCGCCTACCCCCTGTGGCTCAGCGCGGCGAAGGCGGAGCGTCTCAGGGCTCTCTCGCAGCGGGCACGGATCGCGTTCGGCACGGATTCCGTCGAGGCGATCCAGGAGGCCGGTCGTCTGCTGGGCCTGGCGGCCGCGGACTTCGGCGTGCTGGTCGAGATCGACAGCGGGCATCACCGCAGCGGCGTGCGGCCCGAGGACGCGGCAGCGATCGCCGACGCCGCCCGCGATGCCGGCTTCCGCGTCGCCGGCGTCTTCACGTTCCCGGGGCACAGCTACGCCCCGGGCATGCCCGGCACCGCGGTGGACCAGGAGGGAGCGGCCCTGGACCAGGCCGCCGTCGCGCTCCGGGAAGCCGGGCACGACGTCGCGGTCCTCAGCGGAGGTTCGACGCCGACCGCGCTGCTCACCGGGGATTCGGTCGCCACGGAGCTGCGGCCGGGTGTCTACGTGTTCGGGGACGCGCAGCAGCTCGAACTCGGGCGGTGCACCCCCGAGGACGTGTCCCTCAGCGTGGCGGCGACCGTGGTCAGCCGCCACGAAGGCGCTGATGGGATTCCGCGCCGGATCGTGCTCGACGCCGGCACCAAGATGCTCGGCGGCGACCGCCCCGCCTGGGCGAGCGGCTTCGCCCGGGTCCAGGAGGAGCCCGATGCGCGGGTCAGCGCCCTCTCTGAGCATCACGCGACGGTCCTGTGGCCCGAGGATTCACCGCTTCCCGCGCTGGGCAGCAGGCTGCGCCTCATCCCCAATCACGTCTGTGTGGCGGTGAACCTGGTGGACGAGGTCACCGTGGTGTCCGACGGCGCCGTCGTGGACCGCTGGGACATCGCGGCGCGAGGCCGCAACGCCTGA
- a CDS encoding RNA polymerase sigma factor, which translates to MSQGVPDSLVPWVGRAQEGDPAAFEHLVTRLNGPLRSFARGVLGHWAEAEDAVQEAWLRIWRRLPHLKDRAAFTGWAYSITRNVCLDRIRSRDRLKADSLDAQVLELAAPEDAQPEEQTERRLELERAWSRVAALPLAQREAFLLVAVHGLSYRDAALAMGTTETTLRGRLARARAALTTDPGEEATP; encoded by the coding sequence ATGTCACAGGGGGTTCCCGACTCACTCGTTCCCTGGGTGGGCCGCGCCCAGGAGGGTGATCCGGCCGCCTTCGAACACCTCGTCACGCGCCTGAACGGTCCCTTGCGGAGCTTCGCCCGCGGTGTGCTCGGACACTGGGCGGAAGCCGAGGACGCCGTCCAGGAGGCGTGGCTGCGCATCTGGCGCCGGCTCCCCCATCTGAAGGACCGCGCAGCCTTCACCGGCTGGGCGTACTCGATCACCCGCAATGTCTGCCTGGACAGGATCCGTTCGCGGGATAGGCTCAAAGCCGACTCGCTCGACGCTCAGGTCCTGGAGCTCGCCGCCCCCGAGGACGCACAGCCCGAAGAGCAGACCGAGCGCAGACTGGAACTGGAGCGGGCGTGGAGCCGGGTGGCCGCGCTGCCGCTCGCGCAGCGCGAGGCGTTCCTCCTGGTGGCCGTGCACGGGCTGAGCTACCGGGACGCCGCACTCGCCATGGGGACCACCGAGACCACCCTGCGCGGACGCCTGGCACGGGCCCGCGCGGCTCTGACCACCGATCCTGGAGAGGAGGCGACGCCATGA
- a CDS encoding carboxymuconolactone decarboxylase family protein — protein sequence MTTRIPATEITGLYGALVKKFSAKMFGRVPESLGVMWHSPGVLKASMGFGQKLQKWNHCDESLKSYAHMAVASYIGCSWCLDYNYFMAYNQGLDLEKARQIPCWRDSDVFTPLERDVLEYAEAMTSTPVAVTDELSARLLKALGAPALVELTSVIGFANLTTRGNVAMGIESEGFAEACELKPLAARSGHGVA from the coding sequence ATGACCACCCGCATCCCCGCCACCGAGATCACAGGCCTCTACGGGGCCCTGGTCAAGAAGTTCAGCGCCAAGATGTTCGGCCGCGTCCCGGAATCCCTGGGCGTCATGTGGCACAGCCCGGGCGTCCTGAAAGCCTCCATGGGCTTCGGGCAGAAGCTGCAGAAGTGGAACCACTGCGACGAGTCGCTGAAGTCCTACGCCCACATGGCCGTGGCCTCGTACATCGGCTGCAGCTGGTGCCTCGACTACAACTACTTCATGGCCTACAACCAGGGCCTTGACCTGGAGAAGGCGCGCCAGATCCCCTGCTGGCGGGACTCCGACGTCTTCACGCCCCTGGAGCGTGACGTCCTCGAGTACGCCGAGGCCATGACCAGCACTCCGGTCGCCGTGACCGACGAGCTCTCGGCCCGGCTTCTGAAGGCCCTCGGGGCGCCGGCGCTCGTGGAGCTGACCAGCGTCATCGGCTTCGCGAACCTCACGACCCGCGGCAACGTGGCGATGGGCATCGAGTCCGAAGGCTTCGCCGAGGCCTGCGAACTGAAGCCCCTCGCGGCGCGCAGCGGCCACGGGGTAGCCTGA
- a CDS encoding DUF2273 domain-containing protein — MNATRWGLAAGIVIGLIIAFGSFTQLIVVAFFTLVGGAVGWVLQNRTDVSGFLKQRRR; from the coding sequence ATGAATGCAACACGTTGGGGCCTGGCCGCCGGCATCGTGATCGGCCTGATCATCGCGTTCGGCTCGTTCACCCAGCTGATCGTCGTCGCCTTTTTCACCCTGGTGGGCGGCGCCGTCGGATGGGTGCTGCAGAACCGCACCGATGTGAGCGGGTTCCTCAAGCAACGCCGCAGGTGA
- a CDS encoding DUF2262 domain-containing protein: protein MSGDQERLDFEKRYASDAVEITVLTGQHTGGAGKAGGAVLWTASADVLAYRDEDGSEVTESGRLSWLATDEQRDTWIHDLKPLTQYVVRARRATPDPAEYAKYKLPVPDLSHHFALDEVVERDVQNRFLLEWRDQWVQPVIMSTDIGDFELDRAFGWFSGLITRDDGDISVTLAVDEPAVLGAETCRASFACLQALVADLPGIDARWRAFAAEKLTDLANDWQEDEQDEAAPEAPITAGTFARRIRLRELSIDADGSMTAYYDDDELFWGHVILIEVASDGTLGDASIAG, encoded by the coding sequence ATGTCGGGGGATCAGGAACGCCTGGATTTTGAGAAGCGCTACGCGTCGGACGCGGTGGAGATCACCGTCCTCACCGGTCAGCACACCGGTGGGGCGGGAAAAGCCGGTGGCGCGGTTCTCTGGACGGCCTCGGCCGATGTGCTGGCCTACCGTGACGAAGACGGCTCGGAGGTGACGGAATCAGGCCGCCTGTCGTGGCTCGCGACCGACGAGCAGCGCGATACGTGGATTCACGACCTCAAGCCGCTGACCCAGTACGTGGTCAGGGCGCGCCGCGCGACCCCGGATCCTGCCGAGTACGCCAAGTACAAGCTGCCTGTCCCCGATCTCTCGCACCACTTCGCCCTCGACGAGGTGGTGGAGCGGGACGTGCAGAACCGCTTCCTCCTCGAGTGGAGGGACCAGTGGGTCCAGCCCGTCATCATGTCCACCGACATCGGCGATTTCGAGCTCGATCGCGCCTTCGGATGGTTCTCGGGCCTGATCACGCGGGACGACGGCGACATCTCGGTGACGCTCGCCGTCGATGAACCCGCCGTTCTGGGCGCCGAGACCTGCCGGGCATCGTTCGCCTGCCTGCAAGCGCTGGTCGCCGATCTGCCGGGCATCGACGCACGGTGGCGGGCGTTCGCCGCGGAGAAGCTCACCGACCTGGCCAACGATTGGCAGGAAGACGAGCAGGATGAGGCGGCGCCCGAAGCTCCGATCACGGCCGGCACGTTCGCCCGGCGCATCCGCCTCCGCGAGCTCTCTATCGACGCGGATGGTTCGATGACCGCCTATTACGACGATGACGAGCTGTTCTGGGGCCACGTGATCCTCATCGAGGTGGCATCCGACGGAACCCTGGGCGACGCCTCCATCGCCGGTTAA
- a CDS encoding Asp23/Gls24 family envelope stress response protein, producing MSQNVSPVVKPTGEEAERQAKREAAQQHEEQQETRPTGPLHTDHGKTTIEDRVVQKIASIAAREVPGVYAMGNAARRTFNSIAERIPGASANTAGGVNVEKGEQQAAIDVTIVVEYGFSIVEVSQDIRANIISAVERATGLEVIEVNVDVSDVHLPEDDDDTSSDSGRDELK from the coding sequence ATGTCGCAGAATGTCAGCCCCGTCGTGAAGCCCACCGGTGAGGAAGCGGAACGCCAGGCGAAGCGCGAAGCAGCGCAGCAGCACGAGGAGCAGCAGGAGACCCGCCCCACGGGCCCGCTGCACACCGACCACGGCAAGACCACCATCGAGGACCGCGTGGTCCAGAAGATCGCCTCGATCGCAGCGCGTGAGGTCCCCGGCGTCTACGCCATGGGCAACGCGGCCCGCCGGACGTTCAACTCCATCGCGGAGCGCATCCCGGGCGCGTCGGCCAACACCGCCGGCGGCGTGAACGTGGAGAAGGGCGAGCAGCAGGCCGCCATCGACGTGACCATCGTCGTCGAGTACGGCTTCTCCATCGTGGAGGTCTCCCAGGACATCCGCGCGAACATCATCTCCGCCGTGGAGCGCGCCACCGGCCTCGAGGTCATCGAGGTCAACGTGGACGTCTCCGATGTGCACCTGCCCGAGGATGACGACGACACCTCGTCCGACTCCGGGCGTGACGAACTGAAGTGA
- a CDS encoding glutamate racemase — protein sequence MTVETFTGAEELHRPVGIFDAGIGSYDLVRRIRAAYPRQDVLYFADRASFPYGAKSEEALLASVGRAAEALESLGAGSIILASNAPSVTVLEPLRAEVRAPILGVVPPVRSALASLPDDSTLVVAGASVLVRSPALGRLIADAAGLEAHRVHAVAADGLIGLVESGAFLDLAKVERPIAAFITALRERHPRLRGLSLSSTHLPWLAPAIAPVAPDLTLFDPADEVVEEFAPLATPGSGRLVCIATASEEHPLEEFQSMLTRLRLDIAPALIEL from the coding sequence ATGACGGTGGAGACGTTCACCGGCGCCGAGGAGCTGCACCGCCCTGTCGGCATCTTCGACGCCGGGATCGGCAGCTACGACCTCGTGCGCCGCATCCGCGCGGCGTACCCCCGGCAGGACGTGCTGTACTTCGCCGATCGCGCGAGTTTCCCCTACGGGGCCAAAAGCGAGGAGGCCCTGCTGGCCAGCGTCGGCCGGGCGGCCGAGGCGCTCGAATCCCTGGGCGCGGGCTCGATCATCCTCGCCTCGAACGCGCCGAGCGTCACCGTCCTCGAACCACTGCGCGCTGAGGTGCGAGCGCCGATTCTCGGCGTGGTTCCGCCCGTGCGCTCGGCCCTGGCCTCGCTTCCCGACGACAGCACCCTCGTCGTGGCCGGGGCGAGCGTCCTGGTCCGGAGCCCTGCGCTGGGACGGCTCATCGCGGACGCCGCGGGCTTGGAAGCGCACCGCGTGCACGCCGTGGCCGCCGACGGTCTCATCGGCTTGGTCGAATCCGGGGCGTTCCTCGATCTCGCGAAGGTCGAACGGCCCATCGCCGCGTTCATCACAGCCCTCCGCGAGCGGCACCCGCGACTGCGCGGCCTATCCCTGTCGAGCACGCACTTGCCATGGCTCGCGCCCGCGATCGCTCCGGTGGCGCCGGACCTGACGCTCTTCGACCCTGCGGACGAGGTCGTGGAAGAGTTCGCTCCCCTGGCCACGCCCGGATCCGGCCGGCTCGTCTGCATCGCCACGGCCTCCGAGGAGCATCCCCTCGAGGAGTTCCAGTCCATGCTGACGAGACTGCGCCTCGACATCGCCCCGGCACTCATCGAGCTCTGA